The following are encoded in a window of Novosphingobium sp. THN1 genomic DNA:
- a CDS encoding TIGR02300 family protein, whose product MVKPEWGAKHSCPKCGTRFYDLGNADPITCVECKYTWTAEPVLKSKQPIPYEEIQKEKADVAPDVDLADEDLDIDEDGDSPDNDVDLGGDDDLGVAGHDGDDDEV is encoded by the coding sequence ATGGTCAAGCCGGAATGGGGCGCCAAGCACAGCTGTCCGAAGTGCGGCACCCGCTTCTACGATCTGGGCAATGCTGACCCGATCACCTGCGTCGAGTGCAAGTACACCTGGACCGCCGAGCCGGTGCTCAAGTCGAAGCAGCCGATTCCGTACGAAGAGATCCAGAAGGAAAAGGCCGACGTCGCGCCTGACGTCGATCTGGCCGACGAGGATCTCGACATCGACGAGGACGGCGATTCGCCGGACAACGACGTGGACCTCGGCGGTGACGATGATCTGGGCGTTGCTGGCCACGACGGCGACGACGACGAAGTTTGA
- a CDS encoding isopenicillin N synthase family oxygenase, with protein MPLQTLPVISLKSEPATLSRDLGESFQSFGFAMVRDHGIDADLIARAWALTAEFFALPEDEKRSYHIDGLGGARGYTPFGTEIAKGAKRHDLKEFWHVGRDLPADHPLAAMSMFPNIWPTRPAGFRETFEALYAEFDRVGARILSRIAVWLGLDEHWFDPAIEDGNSVMRLLHYPPLPADAEPGAIRAGAHEDINLITLLLGAEEAGLELLTKQGEWIGVSPPEGALVVNIGDMLQRLTNHVLPSTTHRVRNPEGERARHSRYSMPFFLHLRSDFPFKTLDQCITPQNPDRYPVSITADDYLQERLREIGLKK; from the coding sequence ATGCCCCTGCAAACCCTGCCGGTGATCTCGCTCAAGAGCGAGCCCGCAACGCTTTCCCGTGACCTCGGCGAATCCTTTCAGAGCTTCGGCTTTGCCATGGTTCGTGACCACGGTATCGATGCCGACCTGATCGCACGCGCCTGGGCGCTCACTGCCGAATTCTTTGCCCTGCCCGAGGATGAAAAGCGCAGCTACCACATCGATGGACTCGGCGGCGCACGCGGCTACACACCGTTCGGCACCGAGATCGCCAAGGGCGCCAAGCGCCACGACCTCAAGGAATTCTGGCACGTCGGTCGCGATCTGCCGGCGGACCATCCACTCGCTGCGATGTCGATGTTCCCAAACATCTGGCCAACCCGCCCCGCTGGCTTCCGCGAGACTTTCGAAGCGCTCTATGCCGAATTCGACCGCGTCGGCGCGCGCATTCTCTCGCGCATCGCGGTGTGGCTGGGGCTCGATGAGCACTGGTTCGATCCGGCGATCGAGGATGGCAACTCGGTCATGCGCCTGCTGCACTATCCGCCGCTGCCTGCCGATGCGGAGCCCGGTGCAATTCGCGCCGGCGCGCACGAGGATATCAACCTGATCACGCTGCTGCTGGGCGCCGAGGAAGCGGGTCTCGAACTGCTGACCAAGCAGGGCGAATGGATCGGCGTCTCGCCACCCGAAGGCGCGCTGGTCGTCAACATCGGTGACATGCTGCAGCGCCTGACCAACCACGTCCTGCCCTCGACCACGCACCGCGTGCGCAACCCCGAAGGCGAGCGCGCCCGCCACAGTCGCTATTCCATGCCCTTCTTCCTGCACCTGCGCAGCGACTTCCCCTTCAAGACGCTGGACCAGTGCATCACGCCGCAGAACCCCGACCGCTACCCGGTCTCGATCACCGCTGATGACTACCTGCAGGAACGCCTGCGCGAGATCGGGCTGAAGAAGTGA
- a CDS encoding EVE domain-containing protein, translating into MTKINIADTAGRNLWLMKSEPDVYGWDDLIAEGEGTWDGVRNHLAARNLRTMQAGDLAFFYHSNIGVEVVGVIVISEGGLTDPTDPEGKWAAVKVKPVEKLPQTVTLKQIKATPELQEMDLIRLSRLSVGSVRPDEWNLILRMAGAV; encoded by the coding sequence ATGACCAAAATCAACATTGCCGACACCGCTGGCCGCAACTTGTGGCTGATGAAGTCCGAACCGGACGTCTACGGCTGGGATGACCTTATCGCCGAGGGCGAGGGGACATGGGACGGCGTGCGCAATCACCTGGCTGCGCGCAACCTGCGCACGATGCAGGCGGGTGATCTGGCGTTCTTCTATCATTCCAACATTGGCGTTGAAGTGGTCGGCGTGATCGTGATCAGCGAAGGCGGGCTGACCGATCCGACCGACCCTGAAGGCAAGTGGGCGGCGGTCAAGGTCAAGCCTGTCGAGAAGCTGCCGCAAACGGTCACCCTGAAACAGATCAAGGCGACGCCGGAACTCCAGGAGATGGATCTGATCCGTCTTTCGCGACTGTCCGTGGGCTCGGTGCGGCCGGACGAATGGAACCTTATCCTGCGCATGGCAGGAGCGGTTTGA
- a CDS encoding CsbD family protein — MGELTDRAKGLANEAIGNTKQAAGKATDNARLHGEGVAQERKGEAQQAAGKVKGALGDDI, encoded by the coding sequence ATGGGTGAACTGACCGATCGAGCCAAGGGCCTCGCCAACGAAGCCATTGGTAACACCAAGCAGGCAGCGGGCAAGGCGACCGACAATGCCCGCCTTCATGGCGAAGGCGTCGCGCAGGAGCGCAAGGGTGAGGCGCAGCAGGCGGCCGGCAAGGTCAAGGGCGCGCTTGGCGACGACATCTGA
- the pgsA gene encoding CDP-diacylglycerol--glycerol-3-phosphate 3-phosphatidyltransferase, translating into MLTLPNLLTLSRIVTVPLLAALLWWPEWRLGYGLAFGVYCLMGITDYFDGYLARAQGAVSKLGVFLDPIADKIMVAAVILVLTAQGVLRGPYVGDMHVIAGLVILLREIAVSGLREFLGGLRVSVPVSRLAKWKTTFQMVSLGALILGQALPEWLMTAGSLTVNVPHTVGLTTLWGAAVLTVVTGWDYLRVGLKHMD; encoded by the coding sequence ATGCTGACGTTGCCCAACCTGCTCACCCTGTCCCGGATCGTGACCGTGCCTTTGCTGGCGGCCTTGCTGTGGTGGCCTGAGTGGCGCCTTGGCTACGGTCTTGCATTCGGCGTCTATTGCCTGATGGGGATCACCGACTATTTCGACGGCTATCTTGCCCGCGCCCAAGGGGCCGTAAGCAAGCTTGGCGTATTCCTCGATCCGATTGCCGACAAGATCATGGTGGCGGCGGTGATCCTTGTGCTGACGGCGCAAGGCGTGCTGCGCGGGCCCTACGTTGGCGACATGCACGTGATCGCCGGACTGGTGATCCTGCTGCGCGAGATTGCGGTGTCCGGTTTGCGCGAGTTTCTCGGGGGGCTGCGGGTCTCGGTGCCGGTCAGCCGCCTCGCCAAATGGAAGACGACGTTCCAGATGGTCTCGCTTGGCGCGCTGATCCTTGGGCAGGCCCTGCCGGAATGGCTGATGACGGCAGGAAGCCTGACGGTGAACGTGCCTCATACCGTCGGCCTCACCACGCTGTGGGGCGCTGCAGTGCTGACCGTAGTCACGGGGTGGGACTACCTGCGCGTCGGCCTCAAGCACATGGATTAA
- the chrA gene encoding chromate efflux transporter: MSERADLLNTPDFSELVRVGARIGCLSFGGPAGQIALMHRELVDERRWVSEDQFLHALNFCHLLPGPEAQQLATWIGWKLHGTRGGLAMGLLFVLPGAVVILALSMLYAAAAGLGWFSALFLGIKAAVLAIVVQALLRIAGRALGTPTKKIIAMAAFIGLAAFAVPFPVVVLGAGLFGMVLAKRRPDLLGVKASAPVEPSGPRPWGATMRTIAVGGMIWALPLALVLTTLGADHVLWKIGVFFSQLAVVTFGGAYAVLSYMAQQAVDGFGWLRPGEMADGLGLAETTPGPLIMVTQFVGYLAAFRSPEPFGPYLAGFLGAVLTTWVTFVPCFMWIFAFSPWLDRLENAPRLKGGLAAITAAVVGVIANLTLWFVLHVLFARIAPISAGPITLDLPDIASLDWKALVITVASAVMIFRLRMGIITTLGVCALAGLVLAGV; the protein is encoded by the coding sequence ATGAGTGAACGTGCAGATCTGTTGAATACACCCGATTTCTCCGAGCTGGTGCGCGTGGGCGCGCGGATCGGCTGCCTCAGTTTCGGCGGTCCGGCCGGGCAGATCGCCCTGATGCATCGCGAACTGGTGGACGAACGCCGCTGGGTAAGCGAGGACCAGTTCCTTCACGCGCTGAATTTCTGCCATCTTCTACCAGGCCCGGAAGCGCAGCAGCTGGCCACGTGGATTGGCTGGAAACTGCACGGCACTCGCGGCGGGCTGGCCATGGGACTGCTCTTCGTCCTGCCGGGGGCCGTAGTGATTCTCGCGCTGTCGATGCTCTATGCGGCCGCTGCGGGTCTGGGCTGGTTCTCCGCCCTGTTTCTCGGCATCAAGGCCGCCGTCCTGGCGATTGTCGTGCAGGCGCTTTTGCGCATTGCCGGGCGCGCGCTTGGCACGCCGACCAAGAAGATCATTGCGATGGCGGCCTTCATTGGGTTGGCAGCATTCGCCGTGCCGTTCCCTGTGGTCGTTCTGGGAGCAGGATTGTTCGGGATGGTGCTTGCAAAGCGCCGGCCGGATTTGCTCGGGGTCAAGGCCAGCGCGCCGGTCGAGCCCAGCGGTCCGCGCCCTTGGGGCGCAACGATGCGCACTATTGCCGTGGGCGGGATGATCTGGGCACTGCCCTTGGCTCTGGTGCTGACAACTTTGGGTGCCGACCACGTGCTGTGGAAGATCGGCGTGTTCTTCTCCCAACTGGCAGTCGTTACCTTCGGCGGGGCCTATGCCGTGCTTTCCTATATGGCGCAGCAGGCGGTCGACGGGTTTGGCTGGCTGCGGCCCGGCGAAATGGCCGATGGGCTGGGCCTTGCCGAGACAACGCCGGGGCCCCTCATCATGGTCACTCAGTTCGTGGGCTACCTTGCCGCGTTCCGCTCGCCGGAGCCATTCGGCCCCTACCTTGCCGGATTTCTGGGGGCCGTGCTGACTACGTGGGTCACATTCGTGCCGTGCTTCATGTGGATTTTCGCTTTCAGCCCATGGCTGGATCGGCTGGAGAACGCGCCGCGTCTGAAGGGCGGGCTGGCGGCGATCACTGCGGCGGTGGTGGGCGTGATTGCGAACCTCACGCTGTGGTTCGTCCTGCACGTGCTGTTTGCACGCATTGCGCCGATCAGCGCAGGGCCTATCACGCTGGACTTGCCTGACATCGCCTCCCTTGACTGGAAAGCGCTGGTGATCACGGTTGCAAGCGCGGTGATGATCTTCCGTCTGCGCATGGGCATCATCACTACGCTAGGCGTCTGTGCGCTGGCGGGGCTCGTGCTGGCGGGGGTCTAG
- a CDS encoding hydrogen peroxide-inducible genes activator — MSTYLPTLKQLQYLVALHEHGHFGRAADSCFVSQSTLSAGLRELESLLGVVLVERTRRVVRFTPLGNQVVAKAHRLLREAEELSELVQSHGAPLAGELRMSVIPTIAPFLLPRILPRLRKERPQLKLFLREEPSAAAIESLHHGRADCVLLALPYATGEVESEFLFKDELLVAFPKDDPRDPPATITADLIDENRLLLLEDGHCLKEHALAACNRPEMRASATMIGTSLHTLVQMVDNGLGLTMLPQMAIDAGILHDTQIVARPLKADHAWRDIALVWRRNSPRAEEFRMLAQELRTD, encoded by the coding sequence ATGAGCACGTACCTGCCCACGCTCAAGCAGTTGCAATACCTAGTGGCCCTGCACGAGCATGGGCATTTCGGGCGTGCGGCGGATTCGTGCTTCGTATCGCAATCGACGCTGTCAGCCGGCCTGCGCGAACTGGAATCGCTGCTGGGCGTCGTGCTGGTCGAACGCACCCGCCGCGTCGTGCGCTTCACGCCGCTGGGCAATCAGGTGGTCGCCAAGGCACATCGACTGCTGCGCGAGGCCGAGGAGCTTTCCGAACTGGTGCAGAGCCACGGCGCCCCGCTGGCGGGTGAATTGCGCATGAGCGTGATCCCGACGATCGCGCCGTTCCTGCTCCCGCGCATCCTGCCGCGCCTGCGCAAGGAGCGCCCTCAGCTCAAGCTGTTCCTGCGCGAGGAGCCGAGTGCCGCAGCGATCGAATCGCTCCACCATGGCCGGGCCGACTGCGTGCTGCTTGCCCTCCCCTATGCCACCGGCGAAGTGGAAAGCGAGTTCCTGTTCAAGGACGAGCTGCTTGTCGCCTTCCCGAAGGACGATCCGCGCGATCCTCCGGCAACGATCACCGCAGACCTGATCGACGAAAACCGCCTGCTCCTGCTCGAAGACGGCCACTGCCTGAAAGAGCATGCCCTGGCCGCCTGCAACCGCCCCGAAATGCGCGCCAGCGCCACGATGATCGGCACATCGCTGCACACGCTGGTGCAGATGGTCGACAACGGCCTCGGCCTCACCATGCTGCCACAGATGGCAATCGACGCTGGCATCCTGCACGATACCCAGATCGTCGCCCGCCCGCTGAAGGCTGACCACGCCTGGCGCGATATCGCCCTCGTCTGGCGCCGCAACAGCCCGCGCGCGGAGGAGTTCAGGATGCTGGCGCAGGAACTCCGGACCGATTGA
- the aspS gene encoding aspartate--tRNA ligase — protein MHLYRSHTCGALTRGDVGQTVRLSGWVHRKRDHGGVLFVDLRDHYGMTQIVADADSPALPILEALRVESVVTIDGEVKARSEGTVNANLPTGEIEVFARGATVLSAAEELPMPVAGEQEYPEDIRLRYRFLDLRRETLHANIVTRTKVISDMRRRMEGAGFTEYSTPILTASSPEGARDFLVPSRIHPGKFYALPQAPQQYKQLLMVAGFDRYFQIAPCFRDEDPRADRLPGEFYQLDLEMSFVTQEEVWETMEPVIGGVFEAFAGGRSVTPTGSFLRIPYAEAMLKYGSDKPDLRNPIIISDVSEEFTQSGFGLFEKIVGTGGVVRLIPAPGTADKSRKFFDDMNDWARSEGHAGLGYVTRKGGEFGGPIAKNHGADKMAALFDRLGLGPDDGCFFAAGKESQAAKLAGAARTRVADQLGLIDKDRFELCWIVDFPFYEWDEENKKVEFSHNPFSMPQGGIEALNTQDPLTINAFQYDLVCNGFEIASGSIRNQSPETMVKAFEIVGLSKADVEERFGGLYRAFQYGAPPHGGMAAGVDRIVMLICGAQNLREITLFPMNQRAEDLLMGAPSPAALKQLRELNIRVVEQTKG, from the coding sequence ATGCACCTTTACCGTTCCCATACCTGCGGCGCCCTTACGCGCGGTGATGTCGGGCAGACCGTCCGCCTTTCGGGCTGGGTGCACCGCAAGCGCGATCACGGTGGCGTGTTGTTCGTCGACCTGCGCGATCATTACGGTATGACCCAGATCGTCGCGGACGCCGACAGCCCGGCGCTGCCGATCTTGGAAGCGCTGCGTGTGGAATCGGTCGTGACGATCGACGGCGAAGTCAAGGCGCGCTCGGAAGGCACGGTAAATGCCAACCTCCCGACCGGCGAGATCGAAGTTTTCGCGCGCGGCGCAACCGTGCTGTCGGCTGCCGAGGAACTGCCGATGCCGGTGGCAGGTGAGCAGGAATATCCGGAAGACATCCGCCTGCGCTATCGCTTCCTCGACCTGCGCCGCGAGACGCTGCACGCCAACATCGTAACCCGCACCAAGGTCATTTCTGACATGCGTCGCCGGATGGAAGGCGCAGGGTTCACTGAATATTCGACGCCGATCCTCACCGCGTCCTCGCCCGAAGGCGCGCGCGACTTCCTCGTGCCGAGCCGCATCCACCCGGGCAAGTTCTATGCGCTGCCGCAGGCGCCGCAGCAGTACAAGCAGCTGCTGATGGTTGCGGGCTTCGACCGTTACTTCCAGATCGCCCCCTGCTTCCGCGACGAGGACCCGCGTGCCGACCGTCTGCCGGGCGAGTTCTACCAGCTCGACCTCGAGATGAGCTTTGTCACCCAGGAAGAAGTCTGGGAGACGATGGAGCCGGTCATCGGCGGCGTGTTCGAAGCCTTTGCGGGCGGTCGTTCGGTCACTCCGACCGGCAGCTTCCTGCGCATTCCCTATGCCGAAGCGATGCTCAAGTACGGTTCGGACAAGCCGGACCTGCGTAACCCGATCATCATCTCGGATGTCTCGGAGGAGTTCACCCAGTCGGGCTTCGGTCTGTTCGAGAAGATCGTCGGCACCGGCGGCGTCGTGCGCCTGATCCCGGCGCCGGGCACCGCGGACAAGAGCCGCAAGTTCTTCGACGACATGAATGACTGGGCGCGCAGCGAAGGCCATGCAGGGCTTGGCTACGTCACCCGCAAGGGCGGCGAATTCGGCGGCCCGATTGCCAAGAACCACGGGGCCGACAAGATGGCCGCGCTGTTCGATAGGCTCGGTCTCGGCCCGGATGACGGCTGCTTCTTCGCCGCTGGCAAGGAGAGCCAGGCCGCCAAGCTTGCAGGCGCTGCCCGCACCCGCGTCGCCGACCAGCTTGGCCTGATCGACAAGGACCGCTTCGAGCTGTGCTGGATCGTGGACTTCCCGTTCTATGAGTGGGACGAGGAAAACAAGAAGGTCGAGTTCAGCCACAACCCGTTCTCGATGCCACAGGGCGGAATCGAGGCGCTGAACACGCAGGATCCACTGACGATCAACGCCTTCCAGTACGACCTCGTTTGCAACGGCTTCGAGATCGCCTCAGGCTCGATCCGCAACCAGTCGCCCGAAACGATGGTCAAGGCCTTCGAGATCGTTGGGCTTTCGAAGGCGGACGTCGAGGAGCGTTTTGGCGGCCTCTACCGCGCCTTCCAGTATGGCGCGCCGCCGCACGGTGGGATGGCCGCAGGCGTCGATCGCATTGTCATGCTGATCTGCGGAGCGCAGAACCTGCGCGAAATCACGCTGTTCCCGATGAACCAGCGTGCCGAGGATCTGCTGATGGGCGCGCCCTCTCCGGCCGCACTCAAGCAGCTGCGCGAGCTCAACATCCGCGTCGTCGAGCAGACAAAAGGCTGA
- a CDS encoding acyl carrier protein: MSDTADRVKKIVVEHLGVEADKVTEEASFIDDLGADSLDIVELVMAFEEEFGVEIPDDAAEKISTVSDAIKYIDENKG, translated from the coding sequence ATGAGCGATACCGCCGACCGCGTTAAGAAGATCGTTGTCGAGCACCTCGGCGTCGAGGCTGACAAGGTCACCGAAGAAGCCAGCTTCATCGACGATCTGGGCGCTGACTCGCTCGACATTGTTGAGCTGGTGATGGCGTTCGAAGAAGAATTCGGCGTCGAGATCCCCGACGATGCGGCCGAGAAGATCTCGACCGTTTCGGACGCGATCAAGTACATCGACGAAAACAAGGGCTGA
- the fabF gene encoding beta-ketoacyl-ACP synthase II, translated as MRRVVVTGLGLVTPLGADVETVWKNLLAGKSGAGLITKFDTSDQKCKIACEVKPADHEYGFDAGKRVDHKIQRQVDPFIVFGIDAAGQALEDAGLADMDDDLKMRTGCSIGSGIGGLPGIESESIVLHEKGPGRVSPHFVHGRLINLISGQVSIKYGLMGPNHAVVTACSTGAHSIGDAARMIKDGDADVMLAGGAESTINPLGVAGFAQARALNCSYNDRPEEASRPYDKDRDGFVMGEGAGVVVLEEYEHAKARGAKIYAEVVGYGLSGDAYHVTAPHPEGKGAELAMRMAMRKAGMEPGDIDYVNAHGTSTMADTIELAAVKRVLGDDLAGASMSSTKSAIGHLLGGAGAVETIFCILAIRDQIVPPTLNLHNPDEGTEGVDLVPLKARQRKVRAALNNSFGFGGTNASVIVKAIED; from the coding sequence ATGCGTCGTGTCGTCGTAACCGGACTTGGCCTCGTCACCCCACTGGGCGCGGACGTGGAAACCGTGTGGAAGAACCTGCTTGCCGGCAAGAGCGGGGCAGGGCTCATCACCAAGTTCGACACCAGCGACCAGAAGTGCAAGATCGCCTGCGAAGTGAAGCCTGCTGACCACGAGTACGGCTTCGATGCCGGCAAGCGCGTCGATCACAAGATTCAGCGCCAGGTCGATCCCTTCATCGTCTTCGGCATCGATGCGGCCGGTCAGGCGCTGGAAGACGCCGGTCTCGCCGACATGGACGACGATCTCAAGATGCGCACCGGTTGCTCGATCGGCTCGGGCATCGGCGGTCTTCCCGGCATCGAGAGCGAATCGATTGTCCTGCACGAGAAGGGGCCGGGTCGTGTTTCTCCGCACTTCGTCCACGGCCGCCTGATCAACCTGATCTCCGGCCAGGTCTCGATCAAGTACGGCCTGATGGGACCGAACCATGCTGTTGTCACGGCTTGCTCGACTGGCGCCCACTCGATCGGCGATGCCGCGCGCATGATCAAGGACGGCGATGCCGACGTGATGCTGGCAGGCGGCGCGGAAAGCACCATCAACCCGCTGGGCGTGGCAGGTTTTGCGCAGGCTCGCGCCCTCAACTGCAGCTACAATGACCGTCCGGAAGAGGCAAGCCGTCCTTATGACAAGGACCGCGATGGCTTCGTGATGGGCGAGGGTGCTGGCGTTGTGGTGCTTGAAGAATATGAGCACGCCAAGGCGCGCGGTGCAAAGATCTACGCCGAAGTCGTCGGTTACGGTCTGTCGGGCGATGCCTATCACGTCACTGCGCCGCACCCGGAAGGGAAGGGCGCCGAACTCGCCATGCGCATGGCTATGCGCAAGGCGGGCATGGAGCCGGGCGACATCGACTATGTCAACGCCCACGGCACCTCGACAATGGCCGACACCATCGAACTCGCCGCAGTCAAGCGCGTGCTGGGTGACGACCTCGCGGGTGCTTCGATGAGCAGTACCAAGTCGGCCATCGGCCACCTGCTCGGTGGCGCCGGCGCGGTCGAGACGATCTTCTGCATCCTTGCGATTCGCGACCAGATCGTTCCGCCTACGCTCAACCTGCACAATCCTGACGAAGGCACAGAGGGTGTTGACCTCGTGCCGCTCAAGGCCCGCCAGCGCAAGGTCCGCGCGGCGTTGAACAACTCGTTCGGCTTTGGCGGCACCAATGCCAGCGTGATCGTCAAGGCGATCGAAGACTAA
- the mltG gene encoding endolytic transglycosylase MltG — MARRRRSRLPLFAAAFVLLAAAAWLVGGWYASGPLEKQLEFDVGEGEGLSLLADDLQAQGAIGSAMLFKLRAKLLGGGTEIKAGSFLIPKRASEATVLEILKGDKVIRRLITIPEGMPSILVAERLSANKDLTGEISAPEEGSVLPDSYDWQKGEPRAAVLKRMQAAMDKTLAELWAKRTARTVAKTPQEALILASIVEKETGKPEERRMVAGLYSNRLRKGMLLQADPTIIYPITKGKPLGRRIRQSEIQAVNGYNTYTMVGLPKGPITNPGRDSIAAVLDPAETDALFMVADGTGGHVFADTLQQHNANVAKWFALRKARGDL, encoded by the coding sequence ATGGCCCGCCGTCGTCGATCAAGGCTGCCGCTATTTGCGGCAGCCTTCGTCCTTCTGGCCGCTGCGGCGTGGCTGGTCGGCGGCTGGTATGCGTCCGGCCCGCTTGAGAAGCAGCTTGAATTCGATGTCGGCGAAGGCGAGGGACTGAGCCTGCTGGCCGATGATCTGCAGGCACAAGGCGCGATCGGTTCGGCCATGCTGTTCAAGCTGCGGGCAAAGCTGCTCGGCGGCGGCACTGAGATCAAGGCGGGTTCTTTTCTGATCCCCAAGCGGGCCAGCGAAGCGACGGTTCTCGAAATCCTCAAGGGTGACAAGGTCATCCGCCGCCTGATCACCATTCCAGAAGGCATGCCGTCGATCCTCGTGGCAGAGCGCCTGTCAGCCAACAAGGACCTGACCGGCGAGATTTCCGCTCCCGAGGAAGGCTCGGTCCTGCCGGACAGCTACGATTGGCAAAAGGGCGAACCACGCGCCGCAGTGCTCAAGCGGATGCAAGCAGCAATGGACAAGACGCTGGCCGAGCTTTGGGCCAAGCGCACTGCACGGACTGTCGCCAAGACGCCGCAGGAAGCCCTGATCCTCGCCTCGATCGTCGAGAAGGAAACCGGCAAGCCTGAAGAGCGTCGCATGGTTGCCGGGCTCTACTCCAACCGTTTGCGCAAGGGCATGTTGCTGCAGGCCGATCCGACGATCATCTACCCGATCACGAAGGGCAAGCCGCTCGGCCGGCGTATTCGCCAATCCGAAATCCAGGCGGTGAACGGGTACAACACCTACACGATGGTAGGCCTGCCAAAGGGACCGATCACCAATCCTGGACGCGATTCGATCGCTGCGGTGCTGGATCCTGCCGAAACGGATGCTTTATTCATGGTTGCCGATGGGACCGGCGGTCACGTCTTTGCGGACACCTTGCAACAGCATAATGCCAATGTTGCCAAATGGTTCGCCCTGCGGAAGGCACGCGGCGACCTGTGA
- a CDS encoding 2'-5' RNA ligase family protein produces MASATPPIDAQVRQVMDLGTGTAFLIESPAMSALRDAIAEHFHGMLTLQDSHRPRLHVTVQNKVSQGEARALQKLLTSNFEPSRFAFAGLALHRYLGGPWEAIGRWPFRAAPQHRLKRTRTVT; encoded by the coding sequence ATGGCAAGCGCCACGCCGCCGATCGATGCGCAGGTGCGGCAGGTCATGGATCTTGGCACAGGCACCGCGTTCCTGATCGAAAGCCCTGCCATGAGCGCCTTGCGCGATGCGATTGCCGAGCACTTTCATGGAATGCTGACGTTGCAGGACAGCCATCGCCCCCGTCTCCATGTGACCGTCCAGAACAAGGTCTCGCAAGGCGAAGCGCGCGCATTGCAAAAGCTGCTGACAAGCAATTTCGAGCCGTCCCGCTTTGCCTTTGCCGGACTGGCGCTGCACCGTTATCTGGGCGGGCCATGGGAGGCGATCGGACGCTGGCCGTTCCGAGCGGCCCCTCAGCACAGACTCAAGAGGACAAGGACAGTCACATGA